One part of the Candidatus Paceibacterota bacterium genome encodes these proteins:
- a CDS encoding AAA family ATPase, which produces MYLKSLEISGFKSFGKKSTLDFNSPIASIVGPNGSGKSNIAEAFRFVLGEQSIKSMRGKRGEDLIFNGTKEAGRQNRASVKVVFDNRKRVLDIDFDDVSIERVVHRDGVNEYLINGSAVRLRDIIEILAKAHIGSSGHHIISQGEADRILNANLKERREMVEDALGLKIYQYKRAESERKLEKTEENIKSVESLRREITPHLTFLKKQVEKVEKALVMKDELTNLYLEYFKREDAYLKHEKKTLGDAKRGPTEALAKLERELGSAKAVLSESGTKDKKSNELVSLEGKIRIVRENLDVLSRSLGRLEGNISAEERRREKAKHALGNADEKLVHLKDVEDLSKKIDETLREAEGSEDLSKVRGILKSIRDIFARFISDKKQGGAPKEIEDAEAELTRLNSEKKGIEVEIEKDKKEEAGYHKAYETLKNDIEKEKDSSRDAEKAIFKIMAEQNQIHGELSVLKVREELYHHDEEDFKRELGEAGHLVGRAIVEYENFKIEGEVLETERSGQQERRKRIEKIKVRLEDAGGGGADDIMKEFREVSEREAFLTRELEDLKKSSASLEILIKELEQRLDIEFKEGVLKINKQFQEFFALMFGGGTAALEVVREVKRKKALTDLDLEGMDEVPEEMGDPEEEGKEGIDISVTLPHKKVKGLTMLSGGERALTSIALIFAVSQVNPPPFIILDETDAALDEANSKKYGDMIENLSKYSQLILITHNRETMSRAGILYGITMGSDGISKLLSIAFEEAAAVAK; this is translated from the coding sequence ATGTATTTAAAATCGCTTGAGATTTCTGGCTTTAAATCTTTCGGGAAGAAAAGCACGCTGGATTTCAATTCACCGATTGCCTCTATTGTGGGTCCCAACGGCTCTGGAAAATCAAACATCGCCGAAGCGTTTCGGTTTGTTTTGGGCGAGCAGTCTATCAAATCAATGCGAGGCAAGCGCGGGGAAGACCTCATTTTTAACGGCACAAAAGAAGCCGGGCGACAGAATCGCGCTAGCGTAAAAGTGGTTTTTGATAATCGGAAACGTGTTTTGGATATTGATTTTGACGATGTTTCGATCGAGCGCGTAGTTCATCGAGATGGGGTGAATGAATACCTCATCAATGGTTCAGCTGTGCGCCTCAGAGATATTATTGAGATTTTAGCGAAAGCGCATATCGGCTCATCTGGCCACCACATCATTTCCCAAGGCGAAGCGGACAGGATTTTGAACGCAAATTTAAAGGAACGTCGCGAGATGGTTGAGGATGCGCTTGGACTTAAAATTTATCAATACAAACGAGCAGAAAGCGAGCGGAAACTCGAAAAGACAGAAGAAAATATTAAATCAGTTGAGTCGCTTCGCCGAGAAATCACTCCGCATCTCACTTTTTTGAAAAAGCAGGTTGAGAAGGTTGAGAAAGCGCTGGTGATGAAAGATGAGCTCACGAATCTGTATCTCGAATATTTCAAACGAGAAGATGCATATTTGAAACATGAAAAAAAGACTTTGGGAGATGCAAAGCGTGGCCCGACTGAAGCTCTCGCAAAACTCGAACGCGAGCTTGGATCTGCAAAGGCTGTACTTTCTGAATCTGGTACTAAAGACAAGAAAAGCAATGAGTTGGTATCTCTTGAAGGAAAGATCCGGATTGTCCGGGAAAATCTGGATGTTCTTTCCCGTTCGCTCGGACGACTTGAAGGAAATATTTCTGCGGAAGAAAGGCGTAGAGAGAAAGCTAAACACGCGCTTGGAAATGCTGATGAGAAATTGGTGCATCTCAAAGATGTCGAAGATTTGAGTAAAAAAATTGATGAAACTTTGCGTGAGGCAGAGGGAAGTGAAGATCTGTCAAAGGTGCGAGGAATTTTGAAAAGTATCCGAGATATTTTCGCTCGATTTATTTCAGACAAAAAACAAGGAGGTGCGCCGAAAGAAATTGAAGATGCCGAGGCTGAATTAACACGGCTGAATTCTGAAAAGAAGGGCATCGAAGTAGAGATCGAAAAAGACAAAAAGGAAGAAGCGGGGTATCACAAAGCTTACGAAACGCTCAAAAATGACATTGAAAAGGAAAAAGATTCGAGCCGGGATGCCGAGAAAGCGATTTTCAAGATCATGGCCGAGCAGAATCAGATTCATGGGGAACTCAGCGTACTTAAGGTGCGGGAAGAACTGTATCATCATGATGAAGAAGATTTTAAGCGTGAACTTGGGGAAGCGGGGCATCTTGTGGGGCGGGCAATTGTTGAGTACGAAAATTTCAAAATAGAGGGAGAGGTGCTTGAGACTGAAAGATCTGGACAACAAGAACGTCGAAAGAGAATTGAAAAAATTAAAGTACGTCTGGAAGACGCAGGAGGAGGCGGAGCAGATGATATTATGAAAGAATTTCGTGAAGTATCCGAGCGCGAAGCTTTTTTGACCCGTGAGCTCGAAGATCTTAAAAAGTCCTCTGCATCGCTTGAAATTCTCATTAAAGAGCTTGAACAGCGTCTTGATATTGAATTCAAAGAGGGAGTCTTAAAAATTAACAAGCAATTCCAGGAATTTTTCGCGCTTATGTTTGGAGGTGGAACGGCAGCGCTTGAGGTGGTTCGAGAAGTGAAGAGAAAGAAAGCTTTGACGGATTTAGATTTGGAAGGAATGGATGAAGTGCCAGAAGAAATGGGCGATCCTGAAGAGGAAGGAAAAGAAGGAATTGATATTTCCGTAACCCTTCCGCACAAGAAAGTGAAAGGATTGACGATGCTTTCCGGAGGCGAGCGAGCGCTTACTTCCATCGCCCTTATTTTTGCGGTCTCTCAAGTGAATCCTCCGCCATTCATTATTCTTGACGAAACAGACGCCGCGCTCGATGAAGCAAATTCAAAAAAATACGGAGATATGATCGAAAATCTTTCGAAATATTCCCAGCTTATTCTCATCACTCACAATCGAGAGACAATGTCTCGTGCCGGAATTCTTTATGGGATCACAATGGGTTCTGACGGTATCTCAAAGCTTCTCTCTATTGCTTTTGAAGAAGCAGCAGCTGTCGCTAAATAA
- the rnr gene encoding ribonuclease R, whose product MHKKTQGGHEKHGKKTDKPHSKSHHDKTPIKGPLLMGSIFVTAKGVGYAEIQGAPESAEDIEIAPEHLNTALNNDEVEIGLFPLAPGKRQTGKVVRIIKRAKNTFVGTIHINKNTVFLIPDDKKVYKDIYITDTGTDKRMKNKMKAQVEITEWTDPERNPKGKIIKIIGKKGDNDAEMHSIVLEKGFDTDFPPEVEAEAEHIERTEKPIPQAEIAKRKDFRHTLTFTIDPVDAKDFDDAISYKPLEDGNAEIGVHIADVSHYVREGTALDREAVKRGFSVYLVDRTIPMLPEVLSNDICSLNPREDKLTFSAVFIIDKNAKVKSSWFGKTIINSDKRWSYEEAQERINQGSGEYAKELIELNRLAKIMQKEKFSAGAIDFEQTEVKFELDETGKPIRVYKKERLDTHKLVEEYMLLANRGVAEFISKAYKAEGKTNAAMIYRIHDLPNAEKIKDLAVFIKALGYELEEKNGEIHSKDLTKLLTSIEGKPEAGLIRTAAIRSMAKAVYSTQNVGHFGLAFKYYTHFTSPIRRYADLMVHRLLARHLNKEPIQSGEIARYQSLATKNTEREISAAEAERASIKYKQVEFMQDKVGQVFDGIISGVTEWGIYIEEKDTRCEGMIRLRDLTDDYYKLDQKNYTLVGEKKHKKYRLGDSVKFRVMKADLEAKTLDFALV is encoded by the coding sequence ATGCACAAAAAGACTCAAGGCGGACACGAGAAACACGGCAAAAAGACCGATAAACCCCACTCAAAGTCTCATCACGACAAAACTCCAATCAAAGGCCCGCTTCTCATGGGAAGTATTTTTGTTACTGCAAAAGGTGTTGGATATGCTGAAATTCAAGGCGCCCCAGAAAGTGCAGAGGATATTGAAATTGCTCCGGAACATTTAAATACTGCTCTCAATAACGACGAAGTAGAAATCGGCCTGTTCCCTCTCGCACCCGGCAAACGACAAACTGGAAAAGTCGTACGGATTATAAAGCGAGCGAAAAATACTTTCGTCGGCACAATTCATATCAACAAAAACACTGTTTTTCTTATTCCTGACGACAAAAAAGTTTACAAAGATATTTATATTACCGACACGGGCACCGATAAGCGGATGAAAAATAAGATGAAAGCGCAGGTAGAAATTACCGAGTGGACAGATCCGGAAAGAAATCCGAAAGGAAAAATTATAAAAATAATCGGCAAGAAAGGCGACAATGATGCAGAAATGCATTCAATCGTCCTCGAAAAAGGATTCGACACCGACTTCCCTCCTGAAGTTGAGGCTGAAGCGGAGCATATCGAGAGAACTGAAAAGCCGATTCCGCAAGCAGAGATAGCAAAGCGAAAAGATTTCCGCCATACGCTCACTTTTACCATTGACCCTGTTGATGCGAAAGATTTCGACGATGCGATTTCTTACAAGCCACTCGAAGACGGTAATGCAGAGATCGGCGTGCATATTGCTGATGTTTCGCACTATGTGCGAGAAGGGACCGCGCTTGACCGCGAAGCAGTCAAGCGCGGGTTTTCCGTCTACCTTGTAGACCGCACTATTCCCATGCTTCCCGAAGTTCTCTCAAATGATATTTGTTCTTTAAACCCCCGCGAAGACAAGCTTACTTTCTCGGCAGTATTTATTATCGACAAAAATGCAAAAGTAAAATCAAGCTGGTTTGGAAAGACGATCATAAATTCCGACAAACGCTGGAGCTATGAAGAAGCGCAGGAAAGAATTAATCAGGGTAGCGGTGAATATGCAAAAGAACTTATCGAACTCAACCGTCTTGCAAAAATAATGCAGAAAGAAAAATTTAGTGCTGGCGCAATTGATTTTGAGCAGACTGAAGTAAAATTCGAGCTCGATGAAACGGGAAAGCCCATTCGAGTTTATAAAAAAGAACGGCTCGACACCCACAAACTCGTCGAGGAATATATGCTTCTTGCAAACCGAGGCGTAGCAGAGTTTATTTCAAAAGCATACAAAGCGGAAGGAAAGACAAATGCCGCGATGATCTACCGCATTCACGATCTGCCAAACGCAGAAAAAATTAAAGATCTTGCAGTATTTATCAAAGCGCTCGGATATGAGCTCGAAGAAAAAAATGGAGAAATTCATTCGAAAGATCTTACAAAACTTCTCACTTCTATCGAAGGAAAACCAGAGGCGGGACTCATCAGAACTGCAGCAATCAGAAGCATGGCAAAAGCCGTCTATTCGACCCAGAATGTCGGACATTTCGGGTTGGCCTTCAAATACTACACCCACTTCACTTCCCCGATCCGCCGATATGCCGACCTCATGGTGCACCGCCTTCTCGCACGGCATTTGAATAAAGAGCCGATCCAATCAGGTGAAATTGCTCGCTACCAATCCCTCGCGACCAAAAATACCGAGAGAGAAATTTCTGCTGCCGAAGCGGAGCGAGCAAGTATCAAATACAAGCAGGTTGAATTCATGCAGGATAAAGTCGGCCAAGTATTTGACGGAATTATTTCCGGCGTGACTGAATGGGGCATCTATATTGAAGAAAAAGACACGCGATGCGAAGGAATGATCCGCCTCCGAGATCTCACTGACGACTATTACAAACTCGATCAGAAAAATTACACCCTCGTCGGAGAAAAGAAACACAAAAAATATCGCTTGGGCGACAGCGTGAAATTCCGCGTCATGAAAGCGGATCTTGAAGCGAAAACGCTTGATTTTGCTCTTGTATAA
- the rpsP gene encoding 30S ribosomal protein S16, giving the protein MEKLRLLHARLFHLPKFDLSGSFCYYLRVLKIRLQRVGRKHEPVFRVVLTDSKNSTKSGKYLEVLGSFDARSHERQTVDAERVKHWIAQGAEPTDTMHNFLISQKIITGKKRNVLPKKSPIKKEEAAKAPEAPKAEAAPEAPKEEKKEEAKA; this is encoded by the coding sequence ATGGAAAAGCTTCGGCTCCTACATGCGAGGCTTTTTCATTTGCCCAAATTTGACCTTTCAGGCTCATTTTGCTACTATCTTCGGGTGTTAAAAATCAGATTACAGCGAGTAGGACGCAAGCATGAACCGGTTTTCCGGGTTGTTTTGACTGATTCTAAGAACTCTACCAAGAGCGGAAAGTACCTTGAAGTACTCGGCTCTTTTGATGCTCGAAGCCATGAACGACAGACTGTGGATGCAGAGCGAGTAAAGCACTGGATTGCACAGGGCGCGGAACCAACCGACACGATGCACAATTTCCTCATTAGCCAGAAAATCATTACCGGAAAGAAACGAAACGTACTGCCAAAGAAATCTCCTATTAAGAAAGAGGAGGCTGCGAAGGCACCAGAGGCTCCTAAGGCGGAGGCTGCTCCTGAAGCTCCAAAAGAAGAGAAAAAAGAGGAAGCAAAAGCATAA
- the carA gene encoding glutamine-hydrolyzing carbamoyl-phosphate synthase small subunit, translating to MKLFLEDGSSYEGKSFGAPVSMNGEVVFNTSMVGYVESLTDPSYAGQILVCTYPLIGNYGVPSSSLFESKKIQIAGLVVSEYSENYSHHEAKQSLAEWLKKAKIPAITGVDTRAITKKLRERGVMLGALAEEVPKKFTDPNEENLVAKVSTKEKQKYGSGKIKIIAIDCGMKENIARSLARDGVTVVRVPWNYDFTKEKYDALFISNGPGDPAMCTTTIENIQKAMKMKKPILGICLGNQLLALASGGKTFKLKYGHRSQNQPCTDLLTGRCYITSQNHGFAVNAKSLPKDWKVWFTNANDGSVEGIMHKSLPFRAVQFHPEAAPGPTDTAWIFDEFLNSIKIHPPKFSGA from the coding sequence ATGAAATTATTTCTTGAAGACGGGTCATCATACGAAGGAAAAAGCTTTGGCGCACCAGTTTCGATGAACGGCGAAGTAGTTTTTAATACGAGCATGGTTGGATATGTGGAAAGTCTGACCGACCCGTCCTATGCAGGCCAAATTCTCGTCTGTACCTATCCGCTCATTGGAAATTACGGCGTACCAAGTTCTTCTTTGTTCGAATCAAAAAAAATTCAAATTGCCGGACTTGTAGTATCGGAATATTCAGAAAATTATTCGCACCACGAAGCGAAACAATCTCTCGCAGAGTGGCTCAAAAAAGCTAAAATCCCGGCAATTACCGGAGTCGATACGCGCGCAATCACCAAAAAACTTCGCGAACGCGGAGTGATGCTTGGTGCGCTTGCCGAAGAAGTGCCGAAAAAATTTACCGATCCGAATGAAGAAAATCTTGTCGCAAAAGTTTCCACAAAAGAGAAACAAAAATATGGCTCGGGCAAGATAAAAATCATTGCTATTGATTGCGGAATGAAAGAAAATATCGCACGCTCTCTTGCCCGCGACGGTGTTACCGTTGTTCGCGTGCCCTGGAATTATGATTTTACGAAAGAAAAATATGACGCCCTTTTTATTTCCAATGGTCCCGGCGATCCCGCGATGTGCACAACGACAATTGAGAATATCCAAAAGGCGATGAAAATGAAAAAGCCAATCCTCGGTATTTGTCTTGGAAACCAGCTTCTCGCCCTTGCTTCAGGCGGGAAGACGTTCAAATTAAAATATGGACATCGCTCGCAAAATCAGCCTTGCACGGACCTCCTCACAGGAAGGTGCTATATCACTTCGCAGAATCATGGATTTGCGGTAAACGCAAAAAGTCTGCCGAAAGATTGGAAGGTGTGGTTTACCAACGCGAATGATGGAAGTGTGGAGGGTATTATGCACAAATCTCTCCCTTTTCGAGCCGTTCAATTTCATCCG